In Labrus bergylta chromosome 11, fLabBer1.1, whole genome shotgun sequence, one genomic interval encodes:
- the zgc:162730 gene encoding mRNA decay activator protein ZFP36, with protein MSEMLDDIFTKNFLNPAVEDSVLPQQTQPKAPGHSRLNRSASFFSPPSPPATSDLSLSTEHVNNADNGGSFWPTNIWSQGPVSRPKQQPPFRPDRSMSLTESSSSLLASFGQLKNLEAFNSGPATTTVAPPPGFPPSSVLPPLIPQMVSPNRYKTELCRGFQETGSCKYGSKCQFAHGEPELRGLYRHPKYKTEPCRTFYNFGYCPYGSRCHFIHEGSISGGPLQSAKYQNQQQPTGTRHQLRQSVSFAGFLGSSRNSPPPSFPSSFNDPNLGFSRAPSVSPPPADLLSPVFGDSLQRDAAAFHYGKHPTRASTGDIHNIPHILEPKASRCVCGHGNNFNSNNSKVFANMEDGHLHQESSGKMFPGPGGFVKPAGLQRFSSEDSLEDSYSSSSSGGSSGSESPTFDGSATKRLTVFERLSLSD; from the exons ATGTCCGAAATGCTTGACGACATTTTTACAAAG AACTTTCTGAATCCGGCAGTGGAAGACTCTGTGCTGCCGCAGCAGACTCAACCCAAAGCACCAGGCCACAGTCGGCTGAACCGGTCTGCCTCCTTCTTCTCCCCGCCCTCCCCTCCTGCCACCTCAGACCTCAGTTTGAGCACAGAGCATGTTAACAATGCTGACAACGGCGGCTCTTTCTGGCCCACCAACATCTGGAGCCAGGGTCCGGTTTCCAGACCAAAGCAGCAGCCCCCCTTTAGGCCTGACCGCTCCATGAGCCTAACCGAGTCCAGCAGCAGCCTGCTCGCCTCCTTTGGACAACTGAAGAACCTGGAGGCTTTTAATTCAGGCCCTGCTACTACTACGGTGGCTCCACCGCCTGGTTTCCCTCCCTCATCTGTCCTCCCTCCCTTGATTCCCCAGATGGTTTCCCCTAATCGTTACAAGACTGAGCTGTGTCGCGGCTTCCAAGAGACTGGCAGCTGCAAATATGGCAGTAAATGCCAGTTTGCCCATGGTGAGCCTGAGCTGCGAGGACTCTACCGCCACCCTAAATACAAGACAGAGCCCTGCAGAACCTTCTACAACTTTGGCTACTGCCCCTACGGCTCCCGCTGCCACTTTATCCATGAGGGGTCCATCAGCGGTGGTCCATTACAATCTGCCAAATACCAGAACCAGCAGCAGCCCACTGGAACCCGCCACCAGCTGCGTCAGAGTGTGAGCTTTGCCGGTTTCCTGGGTTCTTCACGCAACTCACCTCCTCCATCATTCCCCTCGTCCTTCAATGATCCCAACCTCGGGTTCAGCCGTGCTCCCTCTGTTTCTCCACCTCCTGCTGATCTGCTCTCCCCTGTGTTTGGGGACTCCCTGCAGCGGGATGCCGCAGCATTCCACTATGGCAAGCATCCAACCCGGGCCAGCACCGGAGACATCCACAACATTCCCCATATCCTTGAGCCAAAGGCCTCACGCTGCGTGTGCGGCCATGGGAATAACtttaacagcaacaacagcaaagtCTTTGCCAACATGGAGGACGGGCACCTCCACCAAGAGAGCAGCGGCAAGATGTTTCCTGGTCCCGGAGGGTTTGTGAAGCCGGCTGGACTCCAGCGCTTCTCATCTGAGGATTCCCTGGAGGACagctacagcagcagcagcagcggaggCTCCAGTGGAAGCGAGTCTCCAACATTCGATGGATCTGCCACCAAGAGGCTCACTGTGTTCGAGCGCCTGTCCCTGTCCGACTAA